Sequence from the Sandaracinaceae bacterium genome:
CCCCGAGGGCGCGGGTGCGCTCGAGGCTGGCCCCGAGCACGGGGCCCTCTTCATCGGGCACCTCGGGCAGCGCGAGCCGCGCGACCGCGTGGTCGAAGCCCACGTCCACCCAGGCCGTGCGTCCGTCGTCGCTCAGCGTCAGCCCGCGCGGGCCCCGGCCGACCTCGAAGGTCGCCAGCCGGGGCAGCTCCGCCTCGCCCGTGCAGCGGAGCGCGGCGACGTTGCCGGTCTGCAGGTGCGCGACCCAGACGACGTCGCCCGCCACCGCCAGCGCGCTCGGGCCGCTGAAGACCCGCGCGCCGCCGTCGAAGCGGGCGTAGGCGCCCGCGCACGCGCCGTGAAGCAGCGGCTCGATGCGCGGACTCCCGTCGACCACGCTGCCGTAGCCCCCGCGCTCGGGCGGTCGCGCCCGGTCGCTGTCGTGGTCCACGCGCTGGTAGACGCCCGCGAAGTCGTCGCCCATCGGGGCGAGCGCGTCGAGCTGCACGGCCGCGATGCCGGCCTCGGAGGAGAGCGCGCGCTCGTCGAGCGAGCGGCCCTCGAAGTCCACGATGCGCACCACGCCCAGCCGCGACGCGGTCACCGCGAGGCGCGCCCCGTTCACGGCCAGCGCGGTGGGTCGACCGGGCGAGGGGAAGGACGCGCGCACGCCGCCCGGGTCGACGCGCAGGACGAGGTCGTCCCACGGGCAGCTCACGAACGCGCCGCCTTCGCCGTCCGCCAAGACCGCGCGCGTCCCCCCGCACGGCGTGGCCACGTAACGCGCCCGGCCGTCTTCGATCCACGCCAGCTCCGCGCGCTGGCCGAGGGTGACGAGGAGCGCGTCGCCCACGAAGGCGAGCTGCTCGGGGGCGCCCTCCACCTCGACGCGGGCCGTCTCCTCGAGGCTCTCGGGATCGATGGCCACGACCGCGTCGTCATCGGGCGAGGTCAGCCAGAGCTGCCCTCCCGGCCCGCGCACGATGGTCGACGAGGCGGCGCGGAAGCCCGGCTCCTCGCCGCAGCCGAGCAGCAGGACGATCAGCGCGAGGTGGCGCACGCGCGGCTCACACGCCGTCCGGCAACAGCAGCGCGAACTCCACCGTCACCGGCTGCTCGGCGCACTGCATCGCGTAGCCGCCGATGGGCAAGGTGACCGGGTCGCCCACGTCCGGGTCGCCCGTGGCCTCGCCGTTGCCGTCGATGTCCATGAACCCGAGGATCTGGTAGTCGCCCGCCGGGAGCTCCGCGTCGACGAGATAGGTCTCGGGCGAGATGCCCTCCGTGATGTCGACGTCGTCGAAGCGGAACGAGGCGAGCGCCTCGGCGCCGTCGCGCGGGCCGCTGATCGTGACGTCCTCCGCGCGGTAGACGCTGCCGCGCACCGTGCCGCGGAGCGGGTCGGCGAGCATGTCGCTCTCTCGCACGGTGCGCGAGGCGTCGAAGGCGAGGGTGAAGCGCCCCGCGTCGGCCATGACGCTGCCGTGGTCCTCGCAGCGGTTCTCGGGCGGCGGAGGGATGTCCTCGGGGACGGGGTTGCCCACGTACGGCACGAACTCGACGTCGCGCAGCGCGTGCAGCGGCGAGTCGACCGCGTAGGCGATGCCGAACCGGCCCGCCTCGCCCGTCGCGATCACACGCACGACGCCGCCGCCCGTCGGGTCGTCGTAGTGGAAGGGCACCGTGAAGGGCCGCGAGGAGCCGGCCTCCTCCGTCTCCTGCGCGCGCATGTTGTCGAGCATGCGGAAGACGTTCTGACGGAACTGCTCGCCGGCCACGTAGCTCGCGGGGGCGCGCGCGAAGGGCACGCGGCGGCCGTCGAGGAGCACGACGTCGAAGGCCACGTCGACCATCCCGTCGTCGATCAGCGGGGTGACGGTGATGCGCAGCCAGTCGTGCGGAAGCAGCTGGAAGTCGTCGAAGTTCTGGTCGCGGCCCGCGCTGATGCCGTAGGCGCGAGAGCTGAAGAAGTCGAACTCGTCGCGGCTCAGCACGAAGTTCACAGTCCCGCCGATCATCTCGTGCGGCGTGCCCTCGAAGGCGGCGGTGTTGACCAGCCCGCTCCGGAGGGAGGTGCGCGGGTTCTCGGTCTGCACCGCCAGCTCCGCCGCCCCCGCGCGGTACTCGACCCGGATCATCAGGTAGCCGCCGTTGGCGCTGACCACGTGGTACTCGAGCTTCCACGGGTGCATGCCGTCCGGGTCGCCCGCCGTCTCGCGCTGGGTGGTCGCGAGCGCCACGCGCACGGTGTCGATGAAGAGCGCGCCGTAGTCGTAGGAGACCGGGACGCGGAGCACGGTGCGCGCGTCGGTGCCGTCGGTGGGCTCCATCTCCAGGCTGACCACCGCCTGCTCGCGGGTGCGGGGATCCTCGGCCGAGCTCAGCAAGAGGCCGCGGTCCAGGGCGTAGCGGCGGTGGTGGGTGCCCCCGCGCGCGGCCTCGCCGAAGAGCGGCCCCACCACCTCGAGGAAGTCGGCTTCGTCCGTCAGCGCGCGCGTGACGGTCAGGCCCACGAACTCGATCGGCTCCGACCGCGGACGCAGCAGGTCCTCGCCGGGGTCGCCGCTGGAGGGCGACGCCTCGTCGCAAGCCACGCCGACGCACGCACA
This genomic interval carries:
- a CDS encoding c-type cytochrome, giving the protein MRHLALIVLLLGCGEEPGFRAASSTIVRGPGGQLWLTSPDDDAVVAIDPESLEETARVEVEGAPEQLAFVGDALLVTLGQRAELAWIEDGRARYVATPCGGTRAVLADGEGGAFVSCPWDDLVLRVDPGGVRASFPSPGRPTALAVNGARLAVTASRLGVVRIVDFEGRSLDERALSSEAGIAAVQLDALAPMGDDFAGVYQRVDHDSDRARPPERGGYGSVVDGSPRIEPLLHGACAGAYARFDGGARVFSGPSALAVAGDVVWVAHLQTGNVAALRCTGEAELPRLATFEVGRGPRGLTLSDDGRTAWVDVGFDHAVARLALPEVPDEEGPVLGASLERTRALGETRLSEPAMRGRALFFDADDTHLTPSGVVTCGTCHPGGGEDGLTWFLHTAGIAPKVRRTPPAWAAREELAPFHWDGALPDAATLSHATIRELMEGDGLLVDTDAMAAWMNEAPIPPGAPHDGAEGRRIFEERGCADCHAGPLLSDARSHDVLAPSPDPLAHLARSQTPTLLGVRARPPYFHDGRAPTLLHVLTDHGERHGRTRDLDDAQRAALVRYLQTL